One genomic segment of Andreesenia angusta includes these proteins:
- a CDS encoding rhodanese-like domain-containing protein, whose amino-acid sequence MGIRSGYVSSILRAVGFEKVRNYEASIYEWSADKSMPMEK is encoded by the coding sequence ATGGGTATAAGATCGGGGTATGTTTCCTCGATACTCAGAGCCGTGGGCTTTGAAAAAGTTAGAAATTACGAAGCTTCTATATATGAATGGTCTGCAGACAAGAGCATGCCAATGGAGAAGTAG
- a CDS encoding sulfurtransferase — protein sequence MRKNRLFYLVALLAAMTVVLSACGSQSAKKSGEAAEKVDFSGYANPDIFITPQELSELLEDPNVIIFDDNKPDAYAKGHIPGAINTGFHSFSKVEGKPGDALWGTTLDKEELTKKLESYGVTNDKTIVFYSDVLSGPGPDGRNVWQMRMAGLDNVKLLYGGLQQWKDLGYETTKEETSAPKPSTGLALQDFDESYRADKDYVYENLGKTTIIDVRTEKEFKGSQNAGEARGGHIKGAKHLVWSELLNEDATPKSPDEIKKIMAEVGVKPEDDFVVY from the coding sequence GTGCGTAAAAACAGACTGTTTTACCTTGTAGCATTGCTAGCTGCAATGACTGTCGTGCTGAGTGCGTGTGGTTCTCAGTCGGCGAAGAAGTCTGGAGAAGCGGCTGAAAAGGTAGATTTTTCAGGCTATGCAAACCCAGACATATTCATAACTCCTCAAGAACTGAGCGAGTTGCTTGAAGATCCAAATGTAATAATATTCGATGACAATAAGCCTGACGCTTATGCAAAAGGACACATACCTGGAGCCATAAACACAGGTTTCCACAGCTTTTCCAAAGTAGAGGGAAAGCCTGGAGATGCGCTTTGGGGAACTACATTGGACAAAGAAGAGCTTACAAAAAAGCTTGAGTCTTATGGAGTTACAAATGATAAAACTATAGTGTTCTACTCTGACGTACTGTCTGGTCCAGGGCCTGACGGAAGAAACGTATGGCAGATGAGAATGGCAGGGCTTGACAATGTGAAGCTTCTATATGGAGGGCTTCAGCAGTGGAAAGACCTAGGATATGAGACTACTAAAGAAGAGACGTCTGCGCCAAAGCCTTCTACAGGGCTAGCGCTTCAGGATTTCGACGAAAGCTATAGAGCTGACAAAGACTATGTCTACGAAAATCTCGGAAAGACTACTATAATAGACGTCAGAACTGAAAAAGAGTTCAAAGGAAGCCAAAATGCAGGAGAAGCCAGAGGAGGGCATATCAAGGGAGCCAAGCACCTGGTTTGGAGCGAACTGCTGAACGAAGATGCAACTCCAAAGTCTCCAGATGAGATAAAAAAGATAATGGCAGAAGTGGGAGTCAAGCCAGAAGATGACTTCGTAGTTTACTGA